In Thermanaeromonas sp. C210, the genomic stretch GTATATACCCCGCGTCTACTGGGAGTACACCACGGGCCGGGTTTTGACCATGGAATTTGTGGAAGCGGTTAAGGTCAACGAGTTGGAGGAGCTTGCCCGCCGGGGCTATGACCCCCGGAGAATAGCCGACAATCTATTGCGGGCCTTTTACCGCCAGGTGCTGGTGGAAGGCTTCTTTCACGGGGACCCCCATCCGGGCAACCTGGCGGTCCTTCCGGGAGAAAGGATCGTCTTCATGGACTTCGGCCTGGTAGGTACTCTCTCCGATGAACACCGGCGGGAGATAATCCGCCTGGTCTTGGGGTTGGTAAGACGCCGCAGCCGGGATGTTATACGCGGTATGGTCAACCTGGGGACCGTCCCCTCCGACCTGGATATGAAGGCCTTGCGCCGGGAAATTGATAAGCTGCGCCAGAAGTATTTGGCGGTACCGCTGAAGGATATCAAACTGGGGTCGGCCATAGACGAACTCATTGACGTGGCCTTTCGGTTTCGTATCCGTATGCCGGGCGAATTTACCCTCCTGGTCAAGACCCTCCTCTCCTTGGAGGGCCTCATAACCACCTTAGACCCGCATTTAAGCTTTATCCAGCTTTCTACCCCTTACGTTTGGGAGCTGGTCCGCCGCCAGTACCGGCCGCGGGAAGTGTGGCGGGCGGTGGAGGAGAACCTGGGGGCTTACCTGGACCTTGCCTATGAGCTTCCGGTCCAGGTGCAGAGGATCCTTTCCCGCCTGAGCCGGGGCGACTTGACCATCAAGCTAGAGCACCAGGATTTGCGGTCTTTCTTCCGGCACCTGGAAGCCGCCGTCAACAAGCTGAGCCTGAGTTTAATCCTCTTGGCCTTTAGCATTATTATGGCCGGTTTGATCATCAGCGCGGGGCTGGGGGCCCTTCCGTTGACGGGCAGCCGCTTTTTCTTTCGCCTGCCGGTATTGGAAATAGGTTCGGTGATAGCGGTGGTCCTTTTTAGCTGGCTGTTGCTAACCATTTTCCGGGGAGGAAGATTTTAAGGCCCTTGACGTCCGTGACCGGGGGCGGGTGACCTGCCGCGCAGGAGTAAAGCGGGAGGAGATTGGGGAGCTCACGGCGAAGTAATAGTATAGAGCATCTCTTGGAAACGGGGTTGAGGGATGAAGATTATCATTGTAGGCGGTGGCAAAGTAGGGGCCCAGCTGGCCAAACAATGTCGTCAACTGGGCTACCAGGTGGTCCTTATCGAGTACCAGCGGAGCAGGGGAGAAAGATTAAGGCGGGAATTGGAGGTTCCGGTGGTAATCGGTGACGGCACGGATCCCCATGTAATGAAGGCGGCCGGCGCCGAAGAAGTGGATATCGTAGTAGCCGTAACGGACGATGACCAGGATAATCTCATTATTTGCCAGCAGGCCGAAAGGAGATTTAAGGCCAAGCGTACCCTGGCCTTGGTTAACAATCCGGGAAACGAGAAGCTTTTCAGCTGGCTGGGTGTGAATCAGGTAATCGGTCCGACCTCCTTAATTCTGGGCCTGATCCAGGGAACGGTGGACATGCAGCAGACCACCACCCTGTGGATGCAGGGTATCAAGGATCTAAAGATGATCCAGGTCAAGATAAGCCCCGAGGCTCCCGCGGTCAACTTGCGGGTGAGGGATCTAAAGCTTCCCAACGAATGTATTCTGGTAACCATTGTGCGGGGAGATACGGCCATCGTCCCCGGCGGAAATACGTGCATCAAGGCCGGCGATCTGGTCTTTGCCCTGACACACCCCAGTGTGGAGGCCGAAGTAGAAGCTGTGTTGGCCGGCCCAAAGCCCGTCTGAAAGGGGTCAAAGGGGGGCGGAACCCGTATTTCGCAATTAAGAAAGGGGAGAGGCCTTGAGGAAATATGCAAAACTCTGTATAATCCCCTTAGTCATAATTACCATTTTCTTTTTGCTCCGCGCTTTTCCCATGACGGACGACCCCCCTGGTAGGTGTGCTCTTGATGAACGACGCCCGCGTAGAAAAACTATTGGGTATGCGGGAAGGCCTGGCCCGAATGGGTTATAGCGAAGGGAAAAATATTGATTTCATAACCGCCAACGCCCGCAGCCGTCCGGAAGACCTGGATCGCTTGGCTGCAGAACTAATAGTCCGAAACCTGGTGTTGTAGTGGCCGGCGGGAGGATAGAGGCCGAGGTGCTGGCCCCCCTGGTTCAGCAAGGGCAAATGGTAATGTGCCATAGTTTCGTTCACAAGCATTAAATTTCTGGGGGAGTTATCCCAGGGGATAGTAGAGATATTCCATAAGCAGTCGAGATATAGCGAGACCTGATCTAAGAGGAGTACGGGCATAGCACCGACGGCCGGGTTTATGGCCATACGGGAGGCATGGAGGGCTTGGGCTGGCGTTTGGCCCTTCATGCCTTTTCCGAAGTGAGGGCGTTGATAATTGAAATAGAGGGTCCAGTCCTGGGCCATTTTAAAGAAGGAAGCCCTGGAAGTCACTTTGGCCAGGTTAATGGCATAGAATTCTTCGTCATCAGTACGGTGAGAGCGCTCGACGAAAGTATTGAACTGCTTTTGTCCTGGTGGGATATTAAGCAAAGAGACGTCTAGATGATTAAAGATAAAGTTTTGCATAAGGGTACGTTTTCTAGAGGTAGCTGGTCCACCGAATTCCCCACCATTGTCGGTCTGGAAGAAGAGGTGGTGAAATACACCGAAGGCTCGTAGCCAATAGGCCAGGAGGAGTAAGAAGGTCAGGCCATTGTTGAAGGTGAGCTCGGTAGCATAGGCAATGAACCTTAACCGGGTTTTTATATCGATAGCGGTAAACTGGTATTTAGGCAACTTATTACGCAGAATAGCGGCATAAGCCTTTAGAGGCAAGGCATGCTGGTCGGCTATGTATTTAGTATCGATTTGCCAAAACTGTAAAGGTTT encodes the following:
- a CDS encoding potassium channel family protein, yielding MKIIIVGGGKVGAQLAKQCRQLGYQVVLIEYQRSRGERLRRELEVPVVIGDGTDPHVMKAAGAEEVDIVVAVTDDDQDNLIICQQAERRFKAKRTLALVNNPGNEKLFSWLGVNQVIGPTSLILGLIQGTVDMQQTTTLWMQGIKDLKMIQVKISPEAPAVNLRVRDLKLPNECILVTIVRGDTAIVPGGNTCIKAGDLVFALTHPSVEAEVEAVLAGPKPV
- a CDS encoding ABC1 kinase family protein; amino-acid sequence: MVLRPRYAHIQRLRKIANTLAKHGFGYFIDQLGFSGLLNRGTGGEKAQLSRGERLRLALEELGPTFVKLGQFLSTRPDIIPRDIVQELSRLQDRVAPFATERVYEILRDELGEGWEEIFASFDPEPLAAASLGQVHLASLAGGQRVIVKVQRPEVARLIHTDLEILHYVAQVAQRHSVYGQIYDFVAMAEEFSRALKQELDYTAEGRNADRLRQALRGEEGVYIPRVYWEYTTGRVLTMEFVEAVKVNELEELARRGYDPRRIADNLLRAFYRQVLVEGFFHGDPHPGNLAVLPGERIVFMDFGLVGTLSDEHRREIIRLVLGLVRRRSRDVIRGMVNLGTVPSDLDMKALRREIDKLRQKYLAVPLKDIKLGSAIDELIDVAFRFRIRMPGEFTLLVKTLLSLEGLITTLDPHLSFIQLSTPYVWELVRRQYRPREVWRAVEENLGAYLDLAYELPVQVQRILSRLSRGDLTIKLEHQDLRSFFRHLEAAVNKLSLSLILLAFSIIMAGLIISAGLGALPLTGSRFFFRLPVLEIGSVIAVVLFSWLLLTIFRGGRF